The Anaerobranca gottschalkii DSM 13577 DNA window CTGTTTGTTTTTTGGTACCTGTTTTAAATGCTCTAACATCAACAACAGGTGTATAATCGACCTTTAAACAATCCTTCCAAAGGCTTGTCCATTCTTCCTGCGATAAATAAAGGTCTGTTTTTTTAAAATAACTTTTATTAACCATCAAGATTATGTGTAACCTATAAGCTCTAAACCAACCCTTAACAGCTTTTTTAACCTTGGCTTTTAACACAAGTTTTTTAAAAGCATAAAACAAATTATCAATTTGCCTGCTTAACTCATGTCCTTCAATGTTTTTACAAGTTATAGTTAGAAAAAATATAAAGCGATACTCCTGCTCTTGAAGGGCATAGTCCATAACTTTTGAAACTTGACCGAATATTTTAAGCGACCTTCTCCAGTTACAGATAGAACATAACCTCACCTGGCAAGATTTCATACTGTGCAATTTCCTTTCACCAGTATGATAATTCACTTTAAAGCTAAGTTCACAACTACAATATTTAACCCTAAAAGCCTTGTCTTTCAATCCGATTCGCTTATAACTATCTGCTAGTTGTAGAGTAAGCAACTTTTTTTCTCTCCAAGGTTGTTATTTTCCGTTTTTTACATCTTTTAGGACTTCACTTGATTTAGTATTTATGCTATTATTGTGGTACATAATAAAAAATGCTCCTTTCGTTAGGGCTATCCTCTCGGAAGGATAAAAAATCCTCTTGGTTATTTGGTTTGGATTC harbors:
- a CDS encoding protein rep, which codes for MLTLQLADSYKRIGLKDKAFRVKYCSCELSFKVNYHTGERKLHSMKSCQVRLCSICNWRRSLKIFGQVSKVMDYALQEQEYRFIFFLTITCKNIEGHELSRQIDNLFYAFKKLVLKAKVKKAVKGWFRAYRLHIILMVNKSYFKKTDLYLSQEEWTSLWKDCLKVDYTPVVDVRAFKTGTKKQTAKSVAETVKYAVKDTDYLIENNKDLTDKTVLELDGALANRRLIAFGGELRKIHKLLNLDDPEDGDLVNTDNEEELRDDVKYSIEVYNWYIGYKQYIKNYF